TTCTGCTTCTTTCTTTGTACCCTTAAAACCTCTCACCATTCGCTTCCGTTTGTTGGTTATGGGGTCTTTCCCCAGGTCAATAATAATTGTCCAAGAACTCTTGTGCCGCTTTTCTAAATGGCCGGGCATATCATCCCTCCTGTTTTAAAAGTTTCAACCTAAACCGCAGCAGCTGCTTAGTGACATTAAAATGGTCTGCTAATTCTTCTTTTTGAATTCCTTTGTCAATCGCATGCCGTAGTGCTGTGGCTGGGATTAAGTAATTAGCGGCCCAACGCAAAGCCTGATCTTCTGACTTGCTTAGCAACAGGCGGTTAGCGTAATGAAAGTATGTTCTGGGTGTGGCATAACCGGCGGTGGTGAAGTGATGACCTAGTTCCTCTGCCAAAATGCACCGAAGGCTTCTCGGGTTTTGGGATAAGGAAACGTCCAGGCCGATGACCGGCGGCATGCCCTCTAAACAGGTATAGACTGCCAATAGCGGAGGGGCAAACTCCCAATATTCAATTTTT
This genomic interval from Desulforamulus reducens MI-1 contains the following:
- a CDS encoding ImmA/IrrE family metallo-endopeptidase — its product is MPDRLFELAAQERIKIEYWEFAPPLLAVYTCLEGMPPVIGLDVSLSQNPRSLRCILAEELGHHFTTAGYATPRTYFHYANRLLLSKSEDQALRWAANYLIPATALRHAIDKGIQKEELADHFNVTKQLLRFRLKLLKQEG